A region of Daphnia carinata strain CSIRO-1 chromosome 10, CSIRO_AGI_Dcar_HiC_V3, whole genome shotgun sequence DNA encodes the following proteins:
- the LOC130701502 gene encoding ribosome biogenesis protein BOP1 homolog, which yields MATASKSGKRRLEIVENNGNSAELDDIIEAQVSDNADDSTDEESSEYSGLEDDEEDDSGDEVDESWDEASDEDEEDDDEEQDMSTNEDSEDDSDDKVAPNAVPIEQVGSSAPIEEPAKPAEDEYAYDSSDEEDLRNTVGNIPMNWYDEYPHIGYDLEGKPILKPKRGDEIDNFLRKMENPESWRTVYDPQTGQDVILSNEDVELIKNVMGSRIPDGSYNPYEPWVDWFTKDVMETPVTGRPEHKRSFVPSRIEAIKVGRMVHAIKMGWMKPRVPKDQSVERHKYYLLWDADDKAEDLRRIENPIPAPKPRLPGHAESYNPPPEYTFSQRDIAQWNRLSETPYQRKFPFVPKRFSSLRAVPAYDRFARERFVRCLDLYLCPRAKKMRLTIQPEDLVPQLPKPRDLQPFPTVCSMIFKGHKGLVRTISHDPSGQFLLSGSDDQTIKVWEVATGRCFKTFEVKGTVRCVSWCPNSAIALVAAAVDNNVYLINPGVGDRLVQAKTDEILKEMPAQTDYLIPQRVRAVLTWNEPDKDQWAAGFRVILAHFKAVKHVAWHSKGDYFSSVMPEGDNRSVLIHQLSRRRSQLPFSKSKGLVQCTLFHPIRPYLFVATQRHVRVYNLLKQELTKKLITGAKWISSLAVHPGGDNVLVGTYDRRLFWFDLDLSTKPYQGLRHHGLGIRAVAYHKRYPLFASGSDDCSAIVSHGMVYNDLLKNPTIVPLKKLRGHDKFDDFGVFDVLFHPTQPWLFTSGADGTIRLYT from the exons ATGGCGACTGCTTCGAAATCCGGTAAACGTCGCCTTGAAATCGTGGAAAATAATGGAAATTCTGCAGAATTG GACGATATTATAGAAGCACAAGTCTCGGATAATGCCGATGACAGCACTGATGAAGAATCAAGTGAATATTCAGGTTTAGAAGATGACGAGGAAGATGATAGTGGTGACGAAGTAGATGAATCCTGGGATGAAGCAAGTGACGAGGACGAAgaggatgatgatgaagaacaAGATATGAGTACTAATGAAGACAGTGAAGATGATTCCGATGATAAAGTGGCACCTAATGCTGTTCCCATTGAACAAGTTGGGTCCTCTGCACCTATTGAAGAACCAGCTAAACCAGCAGAGGATGAGTATGCATATGATTCTTCAGATGAGGAG GACTTAAGAAACACTGTGGGGAACATTCCAATGAACTGGTATGATGAATACCCCCACATTGGTTATGATTTGGAAGGCAAACCCATCCTCAAACCTAAGCGGGGAGATGAAATTGACAACTTCTTGCGTAAAATGGAGAACCCAGAGTCATG GCGGACAGTATATGATCCACAGACTGGTCAAGATGTCATCCTTAGTAATGAAGATGTGGAACTTATTAAAAATGTGATGGGCAGTAGAATACCAGATGGTAGCTACAATCCTTATGAACCATGGGTTGATTGGTTCACCAAAGATGTCATGGAAACACCTGTTACTGGTAGACCAGAACACAAAAGATCTTTTGTTCCCTCAAGAATTGAAGCCATCAAAG TCGGTCGGATGGTACATGCCATAAAAATGGGTTGGATGAAACCTCGTGTGCCCAAAGACCAGTCTGTTGAGCGACACAAGTATTATCTGCTTTGGGATGCTGATGACAAGGCGGAGGATCTTCGCCGTATCGAAAACCCCATCCCGGCCCCCAAACCTCGTCTTCCGGGTCACGCAGAGTCGTACAATCCACCTCCAGAATACACCTTCTCTCAAAGAGATATCGCGCAGTGGAATCGTTTATCAGAGACCCCTTATCAACGCAAATTTCCCTTTGTTCCAAAGCGATTTAGCTCGCTGAGGGCAGTTCCAGCTTACGACAGATTCGCTCGTGAACGCTTTGTTCGTTGCCTGGATCTGTACTTGTGTCCACGTGCAAAGAAGATGCGTTTGACTATCCAACCGGAAGACCTTGTTCCGCAGTTACCCAAACCGCGAGATCTTCAACCGTTCCCTACCGTTTGTTCTATGATTTTCAAGGGACACAAAGGTCTTGTTCGTACTATCAGCCACGATCCATCAGGACAGTTCCTTTTATCTGGTTCGGATGACCAAACTATCAAAG tATGGGAGGTTGCTACAGGTCGTTGTTTTAAGACTTTCGAAGTAAAGGGTACGGTTCGTTGCGTTTCGTGGTGTCCGAACTCTGCCATTGCCTTGGTTGCTGCCGCAGTTGATAATAATGTTTATTTAATCAATCCCGGTGTTGGAGACAGACTTGTTCAAGCTAAAACAGATGAAATTCTCAAAGAAATGCCAGCACAGACAGATTATCTTA ttccCCAAAGAGTTCGTGCTGTTCTTACATGGAACGAGCCTGACAAGGATCAGTGGGCTGCCGGGTTCCGTGTTATTCTCGCACACTTTAAGGCTGTGAAACACGTGGCCTGGCATTCAAAGGGCGACTATTTCTCCTCTGTTATGCCAGAAGGTGACAACCGATCTGTACTGATCCATCAGCTTTCCAGACGCAGATCACAGTTGCCTTTCAGCAAATCCAAGGGTCTCGTTCAGTGCACTCTTTTCCACCCGATCAGACCTTATCTATTTGTTGCG ACACAACGCCACGTTAGGGTTTACAATCTTCTGAAGCAAGAACTAACTAAAAAATTGATTACGGGAGCTAAATGGATTTCATCGCTTGCAGTTCATCCAG gTGGAGATAACGTTCTCGTCGGAACTTACGACCGTCGTCTTTTCTGGTTCGATTTGGATTTATCCACCAAACCGTACCAAGGATTGAGACATCACGGCCTAGGAATTCGCGCTGTGGCTTATCACAAACGCTACCCACTCTTCGCTTCTGGATCAGACGATTGCTCTGCCATCGTGTCGCATGGCATGGTCTACAA TGATTTGTTGAAGAATCCAACTATTGTCCCGCTAAAGAAACTGCGTGGACATGACAAATTTGACGATTTCGGTGTTTTTGATGTTCTTTTCCACCCAACACAACCTTGGTTGTTTACTAGTGGAGCAGACGGGACGATTCGATTGTACACTTAA
- the LOC130701501 gene encoding protein charlatan-like translates to MTESTQVVDHKERRRMLQMAFPLYLSYLTSEQKPAAACFVPAQPGSGGVAGTPVTTGAPASGGGARAPTASVQVQAKTMDGAPVPVVPMDCYEDMFHEIAKKFYGEGALVPGGIVQQGTDQNGAGAGGAGAGQQQGQANTQGELGMMDLDYQQVGKDGHYQTGGQGASTGPTLIVQTTGGPVLQVTMEATPHVNVNPSPPKKPKMSVKLKKAAAAAAAAAAAAAAAAAAAQQNSNAAGGSGKPVESTWVESDDLLPWNSSKVASYNATHKLFRCLDCGCVGFLARIAEHWLGAHANLRVFQCPRCHYNSAWARCIRMHLARQHNEQNPDSSLWRENPVLEEVTKYLLALKNRVESKDELPSPGNGTAGGDKRYSCPYCPYATDRRDLYTRHETIHSEEKPFQCFICDKQFNRADHCKKHFSRMHRDTAYDLQKIKKAAGGGGGDHGHHTSSVAVKAPAAHVVVAAAVPPTQIPFYTAVTVQQQQQQQQQTNQTVVSQNNQQQQQQQQQQQQQQQAVQRPAATVVAAYQPHLGLPAFPSQPTPTQAYKSYTTLGVEALVRPTHTIATPTSQQPNSATSGQSSQASGGGGGEKKKKEKLYACTYCAWRGVDNWCLKRHLNTHIKPYLCVLCDYKAARSERLATHVHKVHNKRICGKCNFLADDQDALSNHMREHHQNPIVKPERNVVCAKGKKANDNSHQATMDHMDQRGSTELPVGIENRPNQILLQCEMCEFRTTDGNLIHTHLAENHHRSNTMDECQN, encoded by the exons ATGACGGAATCGACTCAAGTTGTGGATCACAAGGAACGACGGAGGATGCTGCAG ATGGCCTTTCCTCTATACCTGAGCTACCTGACATCGGAACAGAAACCGGCAGCGGCCTGCTTCGTGCCGGCACAACCCGGTAGTGGTGGTGTTGCCGGAACTCCGGTGACCACTGGAGCACCTGCTAGTGGCGGCGGGGCCCGTGCTCCGACAGCTTCTGTTCAAGTGCAGGCCAAGACGATGGATGGAGCACCCGTACCAGTTGTACCAATGGACTGTTACGAAGACATGTTTCACGAAATCGCCAAAAAATTCTACGGTGAAGGAGCTCTAGTACCGGGAGGCATCGTTCAACAAGGAACAGATCAGAACGGAGCCGGAGCCGGTGGTGCAGGGGCGGGTCAGCAGCAAGGACAAGCCAATACGCAAGGGGAATTGGGTATGATGGATCTAGACTATCAACAG GTTGGCAAGGACGGACACTATCAAACGGGAGGTCAAGGAGCTTCAACCGGACCCACGTTGATCGTGCAAACTACGGGTGGTCCTGTCTTGCAAGTGACGATGGAAGCGACACCGCATGTAAATGTTAATCCATCACCACCCAAGAAACCCAAGATGAGCGTCAAGTTAAAAAAAGCAGCAGCGGCTGCAgcggcggctgctgctgcggctgctgcggccgccgccgccgcgcAACAAAACAGCAACGCGGCCGGAGGCAGCGGTAAACCGGTCGAATCCACGTGGGTGGAGAGTGATGACCTACTACCGTGGAATTCTTCGAAAGTGGCCTCTTATAACGCAACTCACAAG TTGTTCCGGTGCCTGGATTGCGGCTGTGTGGGTTTCCTTGCCCGCATCGCAGAGCATTGGCTGGGAGCGCACGCCAACCTGCGCGTCTTCCAGTGCCCGCGCTGCCACTACAATTCGGCGTGGGCGCGGTGCATCCGGATGCACCTGGCCCGCCAGCACAACGAACAGAACCCCGACAGCTCTCTGTGGCGCGAAAATCCCGTGCTGGAGGAAGTGACCAAATACCTTCTGGCGCTCAAGAACCGCGTCGAGAGCAAGGACGAATTGCCGTCGCCGGGCAACGGAACGGCCGGTGGAGACAAACGGTACTCTTGTCCTTATTGTCCGTACGCCACCGATCGGAGGGACCTATACACGCGGCACGAGACGATTCATAGTGAAGAGAAGCCTTTCCAGTGCTTCATTTGTGACAAGCAGTTTAACCGGGCCGATCACTGCAAAAAACACTTTAGTCGCATGCATAG GGATACAGCGTATGATTTGCAAAAGATTAAGAAAGCAGCcggaggaggaggtggtgaTCACGGACATCACACGTCGTCAGTCGCCGTTAAAGCACCAGCTGCTCACGTGGTTGTTGCTGCAGCTGTTCCGCCTACCCAAATCCCTTTCTACACGGCCGTCACTgtgcaacagcaacaacaacagcaacaacaaaccAACCAAACTGTGGTCAGTCAAAACaaccagcaacaacagcaacagcagcaacaacaacaacaacaacaacaggcaGTGCAGCGTCCGGCAGCGACTGTTGTAGCAGCCTATCAGCCTCATTTAGGTTTGCCGGCCTTCCCAAGTCAGCCGACTCCTACGCAAGCCTACAAAAGTTACACAACACTCGGGGTGGAAGCCTTAGTCCGACCGACTCACACGATCGCCACACCGACGAGTCAGCAGCCGAATAGTGCGACGTCGGGTCAATCGTCTCAGGCGTCgggtggaggaggtggtgaaaagaagaagaaggaaaagttgTACGCCTGCACCTACTGCGCCTGGCGAGGGGTGGACAATTGGTGTCTCAAACGCCATCTCAATACCCACATCAAACCTTACCTTTGCGTCTTGTGCGATTACAAAGCGGCCCGCTCCGAACGGCTGGCCACGCACGTCCACAAAGTTCACAACAAGCGCATCTGCGGCAAGTGCAACTTTTTGGCCGACGATCAGGACGCGCTGAGCAACCACATGCGTGAACATCA TCAGAATCCTATAGTCAAACCGGAGCGAAATGTCGTCTGCGCCAAAGGGAAAAAGGCGAATGACAACAGCCATCAAGCAACAATGGATCACATGGATCAAAGAGGATCGACGGAATTGCCAGTGGGGATTGAAAACCGTCCGAACCAAATTTTGCTCCAGTGCGAAATGTGTGAATTCCGCACCACCGATGGCAATTTAATTCACACCCATTTGGCCGAGAACCACCACCGTTCGAATACGATGGACGAATGCCAGAACTGA